One stretch of Candidatus Zixiibacteriota bacterium DNA includes these proteins:
- a CDS encoding succinate dehydrogenase iron-sulfur subunit: MPTFKVFRYNPKTGDQAYFQSYQLPEIKGMTVLEGLYYILENIDPTLAFRSSCRQGVCGSCAMHIGEKYRLACETQIVDIGNTVTIRPLAHMKIIRDLVVDLDPFFAQYEKIKPYLIPSGEPPTREFKQSPAQRAKIDFHVDCILCACCYGSCPVVATDEKYLGPHALLKALRYVDDSRDGATYERLAYLASDFGVFRCHTIFNCQQVCPKDLDPTGAIGKLKMKALWAKFTGKLRKTG, from the coding sequence ATGCCGACATTCAAAGTTTTCCGATATAATCCGAAGACCGGGGATCAGGCATATTTTCAATCATACCAATTGCCGGAAATCAAGGGGATGACGGTGCTGGAGGGGTTGTATTATATTCTTGAAAATATCGACCCGACCCTGGCTTTCCGTTCCTCCTGCCGTCAGGGGGTTTGCGGCTCCTGCGCCATGCATATTGGAGAGAAATATCGTCTCGCCTGTGAGACCCAGATTGTCGACATTGGCAATACTGTCACTATCAGACCGCTGGCTCATATGAAAATAATCCGCGACCTGGTGGTTGACCTCGACCCGTTCTTTGCGCAGTACGAGAAGATTAAGCCGTATCTGATTCCATCGGGAGAACCGCCGACCCGGGAGTTCAAGCAGTCTCCGGCGCAACGGGCGAAGATAGACTTTCATGTTGATTGTATTCTCTGCGCCTGCTGTTACGGTTCCTGCCCGGTGGTGGCGACCGATGAGAAGTATCTTGGACCGCATGCCCTTCTGAAGGCGCTGCGGTATGTTGATGATTCGCGCGACGGCGCCACCTACGAGCGACTGGCATATCTGGCGTCGGACTTCGGCGTCTTTCGTTGCCACACCATTTTCAACTGCCAGCAGGTTTGCCCCAAAGACCTTGACCCGACCGGGGCAATCGGTAAATTGAAAATGAAAGCGCTCTGGGCGAAATTTACCGGCAAATTGCGCAAGACAGGATAA
- a CDS encoding FAD-binding protein produces the protein MFYDVIIVGGGLAGMRAAIAAHDAGAKVGLISKIHPVRSHSGAAQGGINAALANHPQGKDDTPERHAYDTIKGSDFLADQDAVEIMTSAAPGIIFEFEHWGCPFSRFEDGSIAQRPFGGAGFPRTCYGADRTGLYLLHTLFEQVVKRKIDVLYERFVTKLAVKGGRCAGVIVMNLHSGEFQAIGGNAVIFATGGSGRVYSVNTTNAHASTGLGVVIPYWAGVPLEDMEFIQFHPTGLDGSSILMTEGCRGEGGYLINNKGERFMKNYVSEKIMELAPRDITARAMQTEINEGRGFEDRYLHLDLRHLGAKKIMERLPGIREICLNFKSIDPIKDPIPVHPAMHYTMGGIECDKDGMTRVDGFYAAGECACVSVHGANRLGGNSLLDTVVFGARCGRHAADRVKKMSQTVDTDTLDSALKEEKERYQRLCSSSGKENPYTIKNELSQVMMDKFGIFRNETDMKKGLDEIKILKERFNHIRAIPDTGKFNYDFLWVTEIAGNIEAGLCIATGALARAESRGSHFRIDFSKRNDEQWLKHSLFTYAPDAPQLTYKAVTMGKYKPEERKY, from the coding sequence ATGTTTTATGATGTGATTATAGTCGGCGGAGGCTTAGCCGGAATGCGCGCGGCAATAGCCGCGCATGACGCCGGAGCCAAGGTTGGCTTGATTTCCAAGATTCATCCGGTTCGTTCTCATTCGGGAGCGGCGCAGGGAGGAATCAATGCCGCCCTGGCGAATCATCCGCAGGGAAAAGATGACACTCCGGAACGGCATGCTTACGACACAATCAAGGGCTCGGATTTTCTTGCCGACCAGGATGCGGTAGAAATTATGACGAGCGCGGCGCCGGGGATTATTTTTGAATTCGAGCACTGGGGATGTCCCTTCTCGAGATTCGAAGATGGCTCTATCGCACAGCGTCCGTTTGGCGGCGCCGGTTTCCCTCGTACGTGCTATGGCGCCGATAGAACGGGGCTCTATCTTCTTCACACGCTCTTTGAGCAGGTGGTCAAACGGAAAATTGATGTTCTCTACGAGCGGTTTGTGACCAAACTGGCGGTCAAAGGGGGGCGATGCGCCGGTGTTATCGTGATGAATCTTCATTCCGGAGAATTTCAGGCTATCGGGGGCAACGCCGTAATCTTTGCCACCGGAGGTTCGGGAAGAGTTTACTCGGTCAATACCACCAACGCTCATGCCTCGACCGGACTCGGGGTGGTGATTCCGTATTGGGCAGGCGTTCCTTTGGAAGATATGGAGTTTATCCAGTTTCATCCAACCGGTTTGGATGGCTCCTCGATTTTGATGACCGAGGGATGCCGCGGCGAGGGGGGGTACTTGATTAACAACAAGGGCGAGCGGTTCATGAAGAACTATGTCTCCGAGAAAATCATGGAGCTTGCCCCCCGCGACATCACCGCGCGGGCAATGCAAACCGAAATAAACGAGGGACGCGGATTTGAGGACAGATACCTGCACCTTGACCTGCGTCATCTCGGAGCGAAAAAGATTATGGAGCGGCTTCCCGGCATCCGGGAAATCTGCCTCAATTTCAAGAGCATCGACCCGATTAAAGACCCGATTCCGGTTCATCCCGCCATGCACTATACCATGGGCGGGATTGAATGCGATAAAGATGGAATGACCAGAGTCGACGGCTTCTACGCCGCCGGCGAGTGCGCCTGCGTTTCGGTGCATGGCGCCAATCGTCTTGGCGGAAATTCGCTTCTTGATACGGTCGTTTTCGGCGCCCGCTGCGGACGTCACGCCGCCGACCGGGTCAAGAAAATGTCGCAGACGGTCGATACCGACACCCTCGATTCCGCGCTGAAGGAAGAGAAGGAGAGGTACCAGAGACTCTGTTCATCAAGCGGCAAAGAAAATCCGTATACAATCAAGAATGAGTTGTCGCAAGTTATGATGGATAAATTCGGGATTTTCCGAAATGAAACCGATATGAAAAAAGGGCTGGATGAGATTAAGATACTCAAGGAGCGCTTCAATCATATCCGCGCCATACCCGATACCGGCAAGTTTAATTATGATTTTCTCTGGGTGACGGAAATTGCCGGGAATATTGAAGCGGGTCTTTGTATTGCCACCGGGGCGTTGGCTCGCGCCGAATCGCGCGGCTCGCATTTCCGTATCGACTTCTCCAAGCGCAATGACGAGCAATGGCTGAAGCACTCACTTTTCACCTACGCGCCGGATGCTCCCCAGCTGACGTACAAAGCGGTGACGATGGGCAAATATAAACCTGAGGAAAGGAAATATTAA
- the sdhC gene encoding succinate dehydrogenase, cytochrome b556 subunit — MAFKNLFKNAYQDTNLNKNIGNITYLFHRITGIGLVVYLVLHTYVLSSAISGKDSFDKRMGAVQNPLFAFFEILLIAGVFFHMLNGVRISICDFFGLSRAHKLFFWIEMILFTAIMVVTVILQWPKMQSGFYPGM; from the coding sequence ATGGCGTTTAAGAATCTATTTAAGAATGCCTATCAGGATACCAACCTGAACAAAAATATCGGAAATATCACCTACCTCTTTCACCGGATTACCGGCATTGGGCTGGTGGTATATCTGGTCCTTCACACTTATGTTCTTTCCTCCGCCATATCGGGGAAGGATTCCTTTGACAAGCGGATGGGGGCGGTGCAGAATCCATTATTTGCTTTCTTTGAGATTCTCTTAATTGCCGGAGTTTTCTTTCATATGCTAAACGGCGTGCGGATTTCAATTTGTGATTTTTTTGGGCTGTCGCGGGCGCACAAACTGTTTTTCTGGATTGAAATGATTCTCTTCACGGCGATTATGGTGGTAACGGTAATTCTGCAATGGCCTAAAATGCAATCCGGTTTCTATCCGGGGATGTAA
- a CDS encoding MBL fold metallo-hydrolase — MSEKTAEISWTVLGSSSGIPSPYRNCSGYLLQVSDSLTLFDCGSGVTSAFLRSGIAPDRLQNIFISHTHSDHISDLPLFIQLLYNMRRSKPLDIYLPSEATAAFASFLNSCYLFREKFSFECRLLPIENVQSIDDGNIEVRAILNSHLSKAATQIKEHGYTNRMECYSFLITAMERTRILYSADIGSLEDIAPYLSDLDLLVLETFHIDLQQLERSLQTNPVKKILLTHYTDQSRVELENYIRHSIHRQKLQLAEDGLTVSL, encoded by the coding sequence ATGAGCGAGAAAACAGCGGAGATATCCTGGACAGTGCTGGGGTCATCCTCCGGCATCCCCTCGCCTTACCGCAACTGCTCCGGTTATCTGCTCCAGGTTTCGGATTCGCTGACGCTTTTCGATTGCGGAAGCGGTGTTACTTCGGCATTTTTGCGTTCCGGTATTGCACCGGACCGACTGCAGAATATATTCATTTCCCATACCCATTCCGACCACATATCTGATCTGCCCCTTTTCATTCAGTTGCTGTACAATATGAGAAGAAGCAAACCGCTTGATATCTATTTGCCCTCGGAGGCGACGGCCGCTTTCGCATCTTTCCTTAACTCCTGCTACCTCTTCCGAGAAAAATTCAGCTTTGAATGTCGCCTGCTGCCCATTGAGAATGTTCAATCGATTGATGATGGAAATATAGAGGTAAGAGCAATTCTGAATTCTCATCTATCAAAGGCGGCGACACAGATAAAAGAGCATGGCTATACCAATCGGATGGAGTGCTATTCGTTTCTGATAACGGCGATGGAACGGACAAGGATTTTATACTCCGCCGATATCGGTTCTCTTGAAGATATTGCGCCATACCTGAGCGACCTGGACCTTCTGGTTCTGGAAACTTTCCATATAGATTTGCAACAACTGGAGCGGTCTCTCCAGACTAATCCGGTAAAAAAAATCCTTTTGACCCACTATACCGACCAGAGCCGAGTAGAACTGGAAAATTACATTCGCCATTCTATTCACCGCCAGAAACTTCAACTGGCGGAGGATGGACTGACTGTTTCGTTATGA
- a CDS encoding GntG family PLP-dependent aldolase, producing the protein MRLIDLRSDTVTKPSPAMRRAIADAEVGDDVFGDDPTAIRLEEKVAALFGKEASLFVPSGTMGNQAALKTISEPGWEILCERECHIVNYESAGPAIHSSLLVNMITTKRGVFTARQVEELVRPVNIHNPLTKIVAIENTHNRHGGTIFPLEEIHRIRQVADKYGLIMHLDGARIWNAHVATGIPLKDWAEPFDSMSVCLSKGLGAPVGSMIIGSSLFIEKTRRTRKLFGGGMRQVGILAAAGLYAVENNIARLAEDHANARLLAEGLSQLKGFNVDLSRVVTNIVIADIAGSGLPPAAILDKMKTVGVLAVPFGRTRIRMVTHLDVSRDDCLETLERLKKTFS; encoded by the coding sequence ATGAGATTAATCGACCTGCGCTCTGATACGGTAACCAAACCGTCCCCGGCGATGCGGCGCGCCATTGCCGACGCCGAAGTGGGGGATGATGTTTTCGGCGACGACCCGACCGCCATTAGACTGGAAGAGAAGGTGGCAGCCCTTTTCGGCAAGGAGGCGTCGCTTTTCGTTCCCTCCGGCACCATGGGGAATCAGGCGGCGCTGAAGACCATTTCGGAACCGGGGTGGGAGATTCTTTGTGAGCGCGAATGTCATATCGTCAATTATGAATCAGCCGGTCCGGCAATACATTCCTCTCTGCTGGTGAATATGATTACCACTAAGCGAGGGGTCTTCACCGCCAGGCAGGTGGAGGAACTGGTCAGGCCAGTCAATATTCATAATCCTCTCACTAAGATAGTCGCTATCGAAAACACGCACAATCGCCATGGCGGCACTATCTTTCCTCTGGAGGAGATACACCGCATTCGGCAAGTGGCTGACAAATACGGTCTGATAATGCATCTTGACGGCGCTCGAATCTGGAATGCGCATGTGGCCACCGGAATTCCGCTGAAAGACTGGGCGGAGCCGTTTGATTCGATGTCGGTTTGCCTCTCCAAGGGTCTGGGAGCGCCGGTCGGCTCAATGATTATAGGTTCAAGTCTGTTTATAGAGAAGACTCGCCGGACCCGCAAGCTCTTTGGCGGCGGAATGCGCCAGGTTGGCATCCTGGCGGCGGCCGGTTTATATGCCGTCGAGAACAATATCGCTCGTCTGGCAGAAGACCATGCCAACGCCCGTCTGCTGGCGGAAGGGTTAAGTCAACTGAAAGGATTTAATGTCGACCTCAGCCGCGTGGTCACTAATATTGTCATCGCCGATATTGCCGGAAGCGGTCTTCCCCCGGCAGCGATTCTGGATAAGATGAAAACTGTCGGCGTGCTGGCGGTGCCATTTGGGCGGACCCGTATCCGAATGGTAACTCATCTCGACGTCAGCCGCGATGACTGTCTCGAGACTCTGGAAAGATTGAAGAAGACCTTTTCCTGA
- a CDS encoding diacylglycerol/polyprenol kinase family protein — translation MRPQEQNQISFKGEILRKLTHLFALVIPGGYFLLGLDKGTALAIMIPITLGMIIVDIGRLRNWRIWFLLKPFLAPIIREHEMKGDFTGASYILATSCFAIAMFSKPVAVAALAFIMAGDPAAAIVGRKWGKHRYGSKSFEGSLAFLISALIVAWLAPGLPPEVGIVGAMVATVVEAVSSGVDDNASVPLVSGLVMHLLVRLIYL, via the coding sequence TTGAGGCCGCAGGAACAAAATCAGATATCTTTCAAGGGGGAAATACTCCGCAAGCTGACTCATCTGTTTGCTCTGGTCATTCCCGGCGGTTATTTTCTGCTCGGCTTAGATAAGGGGACGGCGTTAGCGATAATGATTCCCATTACTCTGGGGATGATTATTGTCGACATAGGACGCTTGCGCAACTGGAGAATCTGGTTTCTGCTCAAGCCGTTTCTGGCGCCGATTATCAGAGAGCACGAAATGAAAGGGGATTTTACCGGCGCCAGTTACATTCTGGCGACCTCCTGTTTTGCCATCGCCATGTTCAGCAAACCGGTGGCAGTGGCCGCCCTCGCCTTCATAATGGCCGGCGACCCCGCGGCCGCAATCGTCGGAAGAAAGTGGGGCAAGCACCGGTACGGCAGCAAATCATTTGAGGGGTCTCTTGCCTTTCTCATTTCTGCCTTGATAGTCGCCTGGCTGGCGCCCGGACTGCCGCCGGAAGTCGGCATCGTTGGCGCCATGGTTGCCACGGTGGTGGAAGCGGTCTCCTCCGGTGTTGACGACAATGCCTCGGTCCCTTTAGTTAGTGGCCTGGTGATGCATCTGCTGGTGCGTCTTATTTATCTCTGA